GATTTGCTGGATGCCGCGCGATTTCCATGTTTCGCCACTGGCACACCGCAAGCCGCGACTACCAGCGATACCGCGGTCGAAACATTGAGGGTATGATGGCCGTCGCCGCCGGTTCCGCAGCAATCGACCGCGCCTTCAGGTGCTTCGATCGGTATGAGCCGCGCGCGCAAGGCTCGCGCCGCACCGGCAATTTCTTCAGCCGTTTCACTGCGCTCGGTCATTGCCAAAAGGAAACGCGCGATCTCGTCATCACTCGCGTCACCATCGAGGATCCAGCCGAAGACTTCTTCAGCCTCGTCTTCGCTCATGTGCGGTACTGCGAGGGGTAGCGTCTTCATGCGGTTTCCTTTGTTTCCATTCCGCAAAGTGCAAGGAAGTTGGCGAGAAGGGCATGTCCATGTTCAGTCGCGATGCTTTCCGGGTGGAATTGCACCCCGTGGATGGGCAAGTCCTTGTGGCGGAAGCCCATTGTGTAGCCATCGTCCGACGTCGCGTTGACCACCAGTTCCTCCGGCTGATCTTGCACCACCAGGCTGTGATAGCGCGTGGCGGTGAATGGGGAGGGCAGGCCCGCGAATAGGCCCGATCCATCATGCGTGACTGGCGAAGTCTTGCCGTGCATCAAGCCGCCTCGCTCAACTCGTCCGCCAAAGTGCTGGCCGATCGACTGGTGACCAAGGCATACCCCCAAGAGTGGCTTGCCAGCATCTGCACACGCGGCGACCAGATCCAGGCTGATACCGGCTTCATTGGGAGTGCAGGGGCCGGGCGAGATCAGGAACCCGGCTGCGTTCGTTTTGATCGCGTCAGCTGCGCTCAGCGCGTCATTGCGCTCGACACGGACCTCTGCACCCAGTTCCATCAGATAATGGACTAAGTTGAAGGTGAAGCTGTCGTAATTGTCGATAACAAGGATCATTGCGATGCCGCCTTCGCGGTTTGCGCGACCGCGATCAAGAAAGTTTTGCTATGTGGAGGTTTTCCCCGCCAGCTCGTCTGTCGCACGTACAAGCCCATCAACGATGCCCGGTTCGTATGCGCTGTGCCCCCCATCGTGAACAATACGAAGGTCGACTTCAGGCCAGGCCTTCTTCAGTTCCCACGCCGATGTCGGCGGGCAGCAGATGTCATGGCGCCCCTGAACGATGATGCCGGGAATACCCTTGAGCTTGTGCGCATTCTTCAGCAGTTGTGCGTCTTCGAAGAAGAAATCTTCCAGAAAGAACTTTGCGCAAATCCGCGCAAAGGGGACCGCTTTGTCTGGATCTGCAAAAGCAGCTAGCAAGTCTGGGTCGGGCAACAGCGTTGCAACACTGCCTTCCCACAGTGACCATTCGCGTGCAGCGGCAAGCCGGGTTGCTTCGTCATCGCTGGTCAGCCGATTGTAATAGGCTTTAACCAGATCTCCGCGCTCATCTTCAGGGATGAGGCCAGTGAACTGATCCCATTGCTCGGCCATGATCTCGCTCGCGCCGTAGCTGTAGAGCCAGTTCTTTTCCTTCTGCCGCGCCAGGAATACACCCCGAAGCACGAGCTCGTCGCAACGTTCAGGGTGCGTCTGCGCGTAAGCAAGCGAAAGCGTCGCGCCCCAGCTGCCGCCAAACACCTGCCAGCTATCGTGCCCGCACATTTCACGCAGTTTCTCGATGTCGGAAACAATGCGCCACGTGTCGTTGTTCTCAATCTCTGCAAAGGGCAGTGATTTGCCGCATCCGCGCTGATCAAAGAGCAAAACATCGTAAAGTTCAGGGTCCCACTGACGCCGGTTCTTTTCGCTGATTCCGCCGCCCGGGCCACCATGCAGAAAAACAGCGGGTTTAGTGCCCGGAGTACCGACGCGCTCGTAATAGAGTGAGTGCCCTTCGCCGACATCGAACATGCCGGTCTCGTAAGGTTCGATCTCTGGGTAGAGCGTACGCTCGTAGTTCATTCGCTTACCTTCTTTGTCACCACGATTAGGGGGCCGATATTGTTGATGTCATCCATGCGCTCGGTCACCGGGTCCCATAGGCCTGAAACTCCACCGTCGAGATAAAGCGCATTGGGGGTTTGCAACTCGTCACGGAAATAACGCGCCAATTGTCCGAAGCTAAGCGCTGACTCAGAGATAACGAAATGCGCCTTGCCGTCGTCGTCAATCCCAACTCCGTTGCGGACGATCTTGGACGGTCCATCATCCTGAATCTCGGGATGCAATTGTCCGTCAATAACCAGCATCGGCCCGGACTGAATACCGAACTGCGGGCGATCACTCACGTTGAAGAGAAAATCAGTGCTGGTCCGGATTTCCCAAAAACCGTCGGTGCCGAAGAACACACCGTTGGGCTTCAAATAGAAGTTGCCGGTGCCATCCCCGCGGTCAAGTTCCTCAAGCCGCTGCCCCTCCTCGACGTAATAGCCAATCGGCGATCCATCGCCTTCGTACATTCCGCCGTTCATGGCAAAGGCAACCACCGCTGCGTCATCGCCCAAGGCTTCGCCGTAGGTTTTCAGCGAGCGGTAAGCAGTGCCTGCCGGATCGGCGAGCACGGTCGAGATCTTGTGCTTGGCAGGATCGGCTATGCAGTGGGTCAGTGGAACGTCTTCGAAAATCGCTACTTCGCATGCCGAAGCCTCTCGACGCAGCGCAACTCGGGTCTCAGAACCTGAGCCAATTTCTGTGCGTGTGACAGGCTCACCACCTTGTAGTTCGCATCCACTAAGCGCGATGGCTGAGACGACGAGGAAGATCATGGACCTCATTGTCCAAACTCCGGTTCACTCGCGACACGTGCCGCTTCGCGTGCCGCGGCAATAAGTGCACCTGCCTTCGCCTTGCATTCGGCCAATTCATAATCGGGATCGCTGTCCGCCACGATGCCAGCGCCCGCCTGAACGTGCATCGTACCGTCCTTCACAACGGCGGTGCGAAGTACAATGCAGCTGTCCACGGATCCATCGGGTGCGAAATAGCCAACTCCGCCAGCATAGGCGCCTCTGGCCTCTGGCTCTAGCTCTGCAATAATTTCACATGCACGGATCTTTGGCGCGCCGCTGACTGTGCCGGCGGGAAAACCTGCGAACATTGCATCGATCGCATCGTGGGCGAGGTCGAGCTTCCCGACAACGTTGGAAACAATATGCATGACATGACTGTAGCGTTCGATGGTAAAGCTGTCGGTGACCTGGACCGATCCTTTAGAGGCCACGCGCCCAACATCGTTGCGGCCCAAATCAAGGAGCATGAGATGTTCTGCCCGTTCCTTGGGATCATCAAGTAGGCTTGCCTCGTTGGCATTGTCTTCAGCCGTGTTCGCACCGCGCGGCCGTGTTCCGGCAATCGGGCGAATTGTAACTTCCCCGTCTCGCACCCTGACCAGAATTTCCGGGCTTGAACCGACAACGGAAAAACCCGGCAGATCCAGAAAATAGAGGAAAGGAGATGGGTTCACGCGACGCAGCGCGCGATAAAGCTCCATCGGCGGGAGCGGGAAGGGGCATGTAAAACGCTGGGCCAGAACAACCTGAAAAATATCGCCGGCAGTAATGTAATCCTTCGCGCGCAAGACGATTTCTTTGTATTCGTCAGCGGCGAGCACGGGGGTGAGATTCATGTCTGGAGTTGCGGACGCGCTAAGATGCGGCGCCTTAGAACGGGACAATTTCCTCAGTACATCGTCGATCCGCTCTCCTGCGCGTTCGATAGCCGCATTCGCGTTTTCTGCCTGCCAAATTGGCGTAATTGCAAACAGCGTGTCAGTTAGCCCGTCAAACACCAGTATGATTGTAGGCCGGACGAACAGCATGTCCGGCAGTTCAAGCTCGCTGTCGGGCGCACGCGGCAGATCTTCGACCAATCCAACAGTCTCGAACCCGAAATACCCGACCAAGCAAGCAAGCGCGGGCGGGAGATCTTTAGGAACATCGATCCGGCATGATTGTGCGAGTGCCCGCAACGCATCAATGCTGCCTTGCTCGCAGGTCTCGAATGCTCCACGATCTTGCTGCCATTTCGCGTTTATTTCAGCCTCTTCTCCACGTGCCTTGAACACCAGATCAGGGTCAAGACCCAAGAGGCTGTAGCGTCCGCGAACTTCGCCACCTTCGACCGATTCAAGCAGAAAATCGCCTCGTTCGGGCTCTATCAGCTTGGCTGCAGCGCCAACCGGTGTTTCGGTATCGGCAATGACCTTGCGCCACACAAGCGCCGGCTTCCCTTGAGTCAAAGCCTCCGCTGCTGCTGTGGAGTTAGCCGGCAGATGTGCTTCCGAATGGCAGGACAACCGGCCAGCTCCTTACTGGGTCTCGCCAGTCATCTGGCGGCGCACAGCATCAAGTGCAGCAGGGTTCGTTTCAACCCCCAGTTCATCACGAATTGCACGGGTCATCTGATTGGCGAGTTCGTCGCTCATTGCGCCGCGAAGCTGTTCGCGGGCCCCTTCGATGATGGGGTCATTCCCGGAAACTTCCGGAGTATCGATGTCCTGCAGGTCGACAACGAACCAACCGAGGCTATTTGGTGCTTCCAGCCGCTTCGTAGTGCCTTCAGCCATGCTGAACATCAACGCCAGCGCCGGCGGGATTTGCTGGCCCTGTGCCAGCAAGTCTTCGCGATTGAGGCTAAGGTTGTCGACCGGGGGCAGGGCGGTCTCTTCGTCTCGGAAAGCAGCAGCGAGCGCAGCATCGCCTTTGACTCGCGTAATCACCCGATCCGCCGCCTCGCGTGCAAGCGCAGCACCTTCGGACAGACGCCAGTTCAGCACAACCTGATCGCGGATCTCGTCAAGCGGGGCCGCGGCAGAAGCGGTGATTTCGGACACTTCGAAGATCATGAAGGTCGTGCCGCGAACGATTTCCGCCAATTGCGGCTCACCCTCTTGCATCTGGAAAGCAGTGCTGACTGCACCAACCAATTGAGGCGGCAATTGTGCGCCAGGGACGCCGTAGATCTGGCCTTCTGCAGTGATCGGCGCAGTCGAAGCAATTTCGACTTCGAGATCCTGCGCCACCTGTGAAAGCGCAACGCCGCTATCAACCTGTTCTTCAACGCGCGCACTAAGATCGGCAAGAGCAATTGCTCGTTTCTCTTGCAATAATTGTTGACTGATTTCAGCGGAAACACTGGCAAGTGGCCGCTCTGCTATGGTGTTGATGTTGTCGACACGTACAACATGCCAACCAAGTGAACTGCGTGCTGGCTCGGCAATTCGCCCGCGCAGGGCATCGAAGACTGCAGCGGCGACAGCACCGGACGTCTGGTTGCCATACGCCTCTTGCCTTATCGGGCCAATCTGTGTGGTGCTGAAGCCGGCTTCACGCGCGACCGCCGCGAGAGACGCTCCGTTGCCGACGCGTTCGCGAATGCTATTGGCAGCGTCCTGCGTGGGCACGATCAACTGCGTGAATGTGCGTTCTTCGCTTGCCGCATATTGCGCACGATCACGCTCATAGCGGGCGGCAATCTCTTCTTGCGTAGGCGTGACATCAGTGTCCAGATTGTCGACCCCAAAGGTTGCGTAGCGCAGCACTCGACGCTCTGGCCGGATGTAATCGCTGCGATTTTCCTCGTAGTAGGCTGACAACTGTTCTTCCGTTGGGTCGCCCTCAGGTGCAAAGGATGCGCTGGGGACAAATCCAACCGCGCCGGTGCGACGCTCCCGAAGCAAAGAGGCATAGCGGATGGCAAATTTCTGCGGCATCCTCACGCCGCTTAACCCCGGCACGACCAGCTGCCGTGCAAGCAGGCTGTCACCCAAATCGCGCCGCAGCGTCGCTTCATTAAGACCACGCTGGCGCAAGGCCGCTTGGAATGCGTCCTGGCTAAAATTGCCGTCTGGGCCATTGAAAGCCGGAAACTGCAGAATTTCACTGTTGATTAGGTTTTCTCCAGCGCGAAGTCCGTATTCACGAGCATAAGCACCGACTGCGGTGCGATCGATCATCTGCTCGAGAACTTCTTCAAAACCCCCTTGAGCTGCGAAGATTGGCAAGGTGATGGTCGGGTCTTCCTGGCGAACCTGATCGATTGCGTTGCTGACTGCGCGACTGAAATCGGCGTTTCCGATCTTCTCGTCTCCAACAATTGCCACACGGTCTCCGCCTGACACGCCGCCAAACGTGGCTTGATTTGCCACATCGCTGCTGGCGAAAGCGAAGG
The Altererythrobacter ishigakiensis genome window above contains:
- the pip gene encoding prolyl aminopeptidase; amino-acid sequence: MNYERTLYPEIEPYETGMFDVGEGHSLYYERVGTPGTKPAVFLHGGPGGGISEKNRRQWDPELYDVLLFDQRGCGKSLPFAEIENNDTWRIVSDIEKLREMCGHDSWQVFGGSWGATLSLAYAQTHPERCDELVLRGVFLARQKEKNWLYSYGASEIMAEQWDQFTGLIPEDERGDLVKAYYNRLTSDDEATRLAAAREWSLWEGSVATLLPDPDLLAAFADPDKAVPFARICAKFFLEDFFFEDAQLLKNAHKLKGIPGIIVQGRHDICCPPTSAWELKKAWPEVDLRIVHDGGHSAYEPGIVDGLVRATDELAGKTST
- the trpE gene encoding anthranilate synthase component I; protein product: MWRKVIADTETPVGAAAKLIEPERGDFLLESVEGGEVRGRYSLLGLDPDLVFKARGEEAEINAKWQQDRGAFETCEQGSIDALRALAQSCRIDVPKDLPPALACLVGYFGFETVGLVEDLPRAPDSELELPDMLFVRPTIILVFDGLTDTLFAITPIWQAENANAAIERAGERIDDVLRKLSRSKAPHLSASATPDMNLTPVLAADEYKEIVLRAKDYITAGDIFQVVLAQRFTCPFPLPPMELYRALRRVNPSPFLYFLDLPGFSVVGSSPEILVRVRDGEVTIRPIAGTRPRGANTAEDNANEASLLDDPKERAEHLMLLDLGRNDVGRVASKGSVQVTDSFTIERYSHVMHIVSNVVGKLDLAHDAIDAMFAGFPAGTVSGAPKIRACEIIAELEPEARGAYAGGVGYFAPDGSVDSCIVLRTAVVKDGTMHVQAGAGIVADSDPDYELAECKAKAGALIAAAREAARVASEPEFGQ
- a CDS encoding phosphodiester glycosidase family protein, encoding MIFLVVSAIALSGCELQGGEPVTRTEIGSGSETRVALRREASACEVAIFEDVPLTHCIADPAKHKISTVLADPAGTAYRSLKTYGEALGDDAAVVAFAMNGGMYEGDGSPIGYYVEEGQRLEELDRGDGTGNFYLKPNGVFFGTDGFWEIRTSTDFLFNVSDRPQFGIQSGPMLVIDGQLHPEIQDDGPSKIVRNGVGIDDDGKAHFVISESALSFGQLARYFRDELQTPNALYLDGGVSGLWDPVTERMDDINNIGPLIVVTKKVSE
- a CDS encoding peptidylprolyl isomerase is translated as MITLFRKFFGSKLGLGITLGFLVLIAFAFASSDVANQATFGGVSGGDRVAIVGDEKIGNADFSRAVSNAIDQVRQEDPTITLPIFAAQGGFEEVLEQMIDRTAVGAYAREYGLRAGENLINSEILQFPAFNGPDGNFSQDAFQAALRQRGLNEATLRRDLGDSLLARQLVVPGLSGVRMPQKFAIRYASLLRERRTGAVGFVPSASFAPEGDPTEEQLSAYYEENRSDYIRPERRVLRYATFGVDNLDTDVTPTQEEIAARYERDRAQYAASEERTFTQLIVPTQDAANSIRERVGNGASLAAVAREAGFSTTQIGPIRQEAYGNQTSGAVAAAVFDALRGRIAEPARSSLGWHVVRVDNINTIAERPLASVSAEISQQLLQEKRAIALADLSARVEEQVDSGVALSQVAQDLEVEIASTAPITAEGQIYGVPGAQLPPQLVGAVSTAFQMQEGEPQLAEIVRGTTFMIFEVSEITASAAAPLDEIRDQVVLNWRLSEGAALAREAADRVITRVKGDAALAAAFRDEETALPPVDNLSLNREDLLAQGQQIPPALALMFSMAEGTTKRLEAPNSLGWFVVDLQDIDTPEVSGNDPIIEGAREQLRGAMSDELANQMTRAIRDELGVETNPAALDAVRRQMTGETQ
- a CDS encoding anthranilate synthase component II codes for the protein MILVIDNYDSFTFNLVHYLMELGAEVRVERNDALSAADAIKTNAAGFLISPGPCTPNEAGISLDLVAACADAGKPLLGVCLGHQSIGQHFGGRVERGGLMHGKTSPVTHDGSGLFAGLPSPFTATRYHSLVVQDQPEELVVNATSDDGYTMGFRHKDLPIHGVQFHPESIATEHGHALLANFLALCGMETKETA